A single window of Oxyura jamaicensis isolate SHBP4307 breed ruddy duck chromosome 3, BPBGC_Ojam_1.0, whole genome shotgun sequence DNA harbors:
- the PFN4 gene encoding profilin-4 isoform X2: MNQLQALLNDSLIRTKHVENAAIININERKVCASTSGFYVPPENAINLIYTFYNNLMQVRREGLYFKQKHYKCVRADEYSIYLKNPDGGLIAVKTNAFILIATYKVGMYPSVCVEAVEKLDYFRDKGS; this comes from the exons atgaaCCAACTTCAGGCTTTGTTGAATGACAGTCTTATCAGAACAAAGCATGTGGAAAATGCAGCTATTATCaacataaatgaaagaaaagtctGTGCATCAACCTCTGGCTTTTAT GTGCCACCAGAGAATGCCATAAACCTGATCTACACTTTCTACAATAACTTAATGCAAGTTAGAAGGGAAGGACTCTACTTCAAGCAGAAGCACTATAAATGTGTCCGAGCAGATGAGTATTCCATCTATCTTAAAAAT CCAGATGGGGGCCTGATAGCTGTGAAGACCAATGCTTTCATCCTGATTGCTACTTACAAAGTGGGCATGTATCCTAGCGTGTGCGTGGAAGCTGTGGAGAAACTCG ACTACTTCAGAGACAAGGGTAGTTAA
- the PFN4 gene encoding profilin-4 isoform X1 encodes MNQLQALLNDSLIRTKHVENAAIININERKVCASTSGFYVPPENAINLIYTFYNNLMQVRREGLYFKQKHYKCVRADEYSIYLKNPDGGLIAVKTNAFILIATYKVGMYPSVCVEAVEKLADYFRDKGS; translated from the exons atgaaCCAACTTCAGGCTTTGTTGAATGACAGTCTTATCAGAACAAAGCATGTGGAAAATGCAGCTATTATCaacataaatgaaagaaaagtctGTGCATCAACCTCTGGCTTTTAT GTGCCACCAGAGAATGCCATAAACCTGATCTACACTTTCTACAATAACTTAATGCAAGTTAGAAGGGAAGGACTCTACTTCAAGCAGAAGCACTATAAATGTGTCCGAGCAGATGAGTATTCCATCTATCTTAAAAAT CCAGATGGGGGCCTGATAGCTGTGAAGACCAATGCTTTCATCCTGATTGCTACTTACAAAGTGGGCATGTATCCTAGCGTGTGCGTGGAAGCTGTGGAGAAACTCG CAGACTACTTCAGAGACAAGGGTAGTTAA